The uncultured Methanomethylovorans sp. genome contains a region encoding:
- the rnfB gene encoding Rnf electron transport complex subunit RnfB: MNLITLIIQSVAILGGLGLAVGVLLIVASRKFKVETNPLVDEILSVLPNANCGACGYAGCADFAQRVVNEGAPINGCPVGGFEIAKQIGGIMDQEVSESEKQYPFVVCNGGVNCINRFEYVGIDDCKAVMMLSDGEKGCSFGCMGRGTCVRACPFGAISIGDDRLPHVNKHLCTSCGICISSCPNNILVFAKESEKVHVSCLSHDKGKDVKAVCNVGCIACKICEKNCPEQAITVTEFLAIIDQSKCTACGICVEKCPQHTINIRGVP, encoded by the coding sequence ATGAACCTTATTACTCTAATAATACAATCGGTAGCTATCCTTGGTGGTCTCGGACTTGCCGTAGGAGTCCTCCTTATAGTTGCTTCCCGCAAGTTTAAGGTGGAAACGAACCCTCTTGTAGATGAGATCCTGAGCGTACTGCCGAATGCTAACTGCGGAGCATGTGGTTATGCAGGTTGTGCGGATTTTGCACAGCGTGTAGTGAATGAAGGTGCTCCTATCAACGGTTGTCCAGTTGGCGGTTTCGAGATTGCCAAGCAGATAGGCGGCATAATGGACCAAGAGGTTTCAGAGTCTGAGAAACAATATCCTTTTGTGGTCTGTAATGGTGGAGTAAATTGCATCAACAGGTTTGAATATGTGGGTATAGATGATTGTAAGGCTGTCATGATGCTGTCAGATGGTGAAAAAGGGTGTAGTTTCGGTTGTATGGGCCGTGGTACATGTGTACGTGCCTGTCCATTTGGAGCAATATCCATAGGTGATGACAGACTTCCGCATGTCAACAAACATCTCTGTACGAGCTGTGGAATTTGTATCTCTTCATGTCCTAACAATATCCTTGTTTTTGCAAAGGAATCTGAAAAAGTGCATGTGAGTTGCCTTTCTCATGATAAGGGTAAGGATGTTAAGGCTGTATGTAACGTTGGATGTATTGCCTGTAAGATATGTGAGAAGAACTGTCCAGAGCAGGCAATAACAGTTACTGAATTTCTTGCTATTATAGATCAAAGCAAGTGTACTGCCTGTGGCATCTGCGTTGAGAAGTGTCCTCAGCATACAATAAATATAAGGGGTGTACCATGA
- the rnfA gene encoding Rnf electron transport complex subunit RnfA, with product MVEKALFTIFMDGLFLNNFLLVQFLGLCSFVGVTKDVKSAGGMSGAVVFVMTLSAAVSYPLYTYVLVPLKLEFLGLISFIVVIAALVQLVEFVVRKQIPSLYSSLGIYLPLISTNCAVLGAVLLNVRSDYNFVQSVLFAFSAALGYTIVMLMMSSIRERSTLIRIPKAIRGLPQAFLLALMLSMAFVNYFWVIPV from the coding sequence ATGGTAGAAAAAGCACTTTTCACCATTTTTATGGATGGTTTATTCCTGAATAACTTCCTCCTTGTTCAGTTCCTTGGTCTATGCTCCTTCGTGGGCGTAACAAAGGATGTAAAGAGTGCCGGAGGCATGTCAGGTGCTGTTGTATTCGTGATGACTCTGTCAGCAGCTGTATCTTACCCGCTCTATACGTATGTACTAGTTCCTCTAAAGTTGGAATTCCTTGGGCTTATTTCTTTTATAGTTGTGATCGCAGCCCTTGTGCAGCTTGTTGAATTCGTAGTCAGAAAACAGATTCCTTCACTTTATAGTTCCTTAGGTATATACTTGCCTTTGATTAGTACCAACTGTGCTGTGCTTGGTGCTGTGCTGCTGAACGTAAGGTCAGATTACAACTTTGTGCAGAGTGTTCTATTTGCTTTCTCTGCAGCTTTGGGATATACAATCGTGATGTTAATGATGTCTTCTATAAGAGAACGTTCCACACTTATCCGCATCCCAAAGGCTATACGAGGTCTTCCACAGGCATTCCTTTTGGCTTTGATGTTATCAATGGCCTTTGTTAATTACTTCTGGGTGATACCTGTATGA
- the rnfE gene encoding Rnf electron transport complex subunit RnfE, which yields MDPISEFIRGLTRDNPTFGLVLGLCPTLAVTTSVENGIGMAAGTAFVLIFSNLFVSLVRKQTPSQVRLPVFIIIIATFVSIVDMVMAAFFPPMYEALGVFIPLIVVNCIIIGRAEAYASKNNAFYSVIDALGVSTGFLLVLMLIGGIRELLGTGQIVTFGQTIVSLPINPSVTTMILPGGAFLTIAMLMAIINYQKEKKRVRGE from the coding sequence ATGGACCCAATAAGTGAATTCATTCGAGGTTTAACGAGGGACAACCCAACATTTGGCCTGGTACTTGGCCTTTGTCCCACTCTTGCAGTAACAACATCAGTTGAAAATGGAATAGGGATGGCGGCAGGAACTGCTTTTGTGCTGATATTTTCCAATCTCTTTGTATCGCTTGTAAGAAAACAAACCCCTTCACAAGTAAGGCTTCCCGTCTTTATTATCATCATAGCGACATTCGTGTCAATTGTTGATATGGTTATGGCAGCATTTTTCCCGCCGATGTATGAAGCATTGGGTGTCTTTATTCCACTCATTGTTGTCAATTGTATCATTATAGGTAGGGCGGAGGCTTATGCAAGCAAAAACAATGCTTTCTATTCTGTAATAGATGCTCTTGGTGTCTCAACAGGTTTCCTCTTGGTTCTCATGCTCATAGGCGGAATACGTGAGTTACTTGGCACAGGGCAGATAGTAACATTCGGACAGACTATCGTTAGTCTTCCTATTAACCCATCTGTTACTACTATGATACTTCCAGGTGGTGCTTTCCTTACTATTGCTATGCTGATGGCTATAATCAATTACCAGAAAGAGAAAAAGCGTGTGAGAGGTGAATAA
- the rnfG gene encoding Rnf electron transport complex subunit RnfG: protein MSDKEFVSVVGKLVLISVIAAALLGITYVPTQEQLQKNEQEAMNLKLLEVMPGATFEPVYGDQVNAETGEKEVLYYRAKDTSGNLLGYTFLSSKSGAKGTIVVIGGVDSTFSTITGMSVLSQAETPGLGSRIAESAFMDQFYNLPLSKLSLSSSGGSIDSLTGATISSQAVVDALNSKVESIKSAEA from the coding sequence ATGAGTGATAAAGAATTTGTTTCCGTAGTTGGTAAACTCGTACTCATCTCTGTAATAGCAGCTGCACTTCTTGGTATTACGTATGTTCCAACTCAGGAACAGCTTCAAAAGAATGAACAAGAAGCGATGAATCTGAAGCTACTGGAAGTAATGCCGGGTGCAACCTTTGAACCTGTATATGGTGATCAAGTGAACGCTGAAACAGGCGAAAAAGAGGTACTCTATTACCGTGCTAAAGATACATCTGGAAATCTCCTCGGATACACATTCTTAAGTTCAAAATCTGGTGCTAAGGGCACAATCGTTGTTATAGGTGGTGTTGATTCTACATTTAGCACCATCACGGGAATGAGTGTCCTGTCACAGGCAGAAACTCCTGGGTTGGGATCGAGGATCGCAGAGTCTGCTTTCATGGATCAATTCTATAACCTTCCGCTTAGTAAACTTAGCCTTTCAAGTTCAGGTGGCTCTATAGATTCTCTAACAGGTGCTACTATTTCTTCTCAGGCTGTAGTAGATGCCCTTAATTCAAAAGTAGAATCAATTAAAAGTGCTGAGGCATAG
- the rnfD gene encoding Rnf electron transport complex subunit RnfD, with amino-acid sequence MTFTISAPPHRKSKITFKSIMWSKVLALVPVSLVSIYFFGIPALSIILVSVLAAVTTEFGTQKLFKQKVTVKDGNAVLIGLMLSLLMPPEVPLWLPVVSSFFAIAIAKLAFGGIGSYVFNPVLAAWIFCKTAWSGFMAPASIPHIGQLSDLLLEHGAGLLVEVSPIALICGVYLIYKKYVEWRIPLTFFVTMVVFPQALNVLLSMVELASKGVLNPLMYMSQLLGFFVLSGELRYSMIGMVFFGILFIATDTPSSPVSKKGRLIYGIVCGLLVSIYGYFANYVDATIYGLFLANCVASFIEVNTAPASFGTEGLFGKWRSRIAKKMPSGLKIEVLSDE; translated from the coding sequence ATGACCTTTACTATATCTGCTCCCCCTCACAGAAAGTCAAAAATTACGTTCAAATCAATCATGTGGAGCAAAGTACTGGCCCTTGTGCCAGTGAGTCTTGTATCCATATATTTCTTCGGCATACCTGCTTTGAGTATAATTCTTGTAAGTGTGCTCGCAGCAGTGACAACAGAATTTGGTACTCAGAAATTATTCAAGCAGAAGGTGACTGTAAAGGATGGTAATGCGGTCCTTATAGGACTTATGCTGTCTCTTTTGATGCCCCCGGAAGTTCCTCTATGGTTACCCGTAGTGAGTTCTTTCTTTGCCATAGCAATTGCAAAACTTGCTTTTGGTGGAATAGGCTCATATGTATTCAATCCGGTGCTAGCTGCTTGGATTTTCTGTAAAACTGCATGGAGTGGTTTTATGGCCCCAGCATCGATTCCTCACATCGGACAGTTATCTGATTTGTTACTTGAGCATGGTGCTGGATTATTGGTTGAAGTATCTCCGATTGCTTTAATATGTGGGGTGTACCTTATCTACAAAAAATATGTAGAATGGAGAATACCACTGACGTTTTTCGTAACAATGGTAGTGTTCCCGCAGGCTCTCAACGTTTTGTTATCGATGGTTGAATTGGCAAGTAAAGGTGTACTGAATCCTTTGATGTACATGTCACAGTTATTAGGATTTTTTGTTTTAAGCGGTGAACTGAGATATTCAATGATTGGAATGGTCTTTTTCGGTATACTGTTCATTGCCACCGATACTCCTTCATCACCAGTTTCTAAGAAAGGCCGTTTGATCTATGGAATAGTATGCGGTTTGTTGGTATCTATCTACGGTTACTTTGCAAATTATGTAGACGCTACAATCTACGGTCTGTTCCTTGCAAATTGTGTGGCATCTTTCATAGAGGTCAATACTGCTCCAGCTTCTTTTGGAACAGAAGGATTGTTTGGAAAATGGCGTTCTAGAATTGCGAAAAAAATGCCTTCCGGTCTAAAAATAGAGGTGTTATCTGATGAGTGA
- the rnfC gene encoding Rnf electron transport complex subunit RnfC, translated as MMEIKRLEKLPQRVIIPLAQHKGTPCIPMVKKGDSVVIGQKIGDSKDSYSSSVHSSVCGVVHSIEMAPNPDGNKVLSIIIETIESEETVPFSPKKNPSQKDLIEIIKNSGIIEHYGVPTQTVLKPEGKKIDTVLINATSSEWIGGNFKAPLEYSTQMLDALQLLMKAAGASKGAIVIRSDDHESIAAFEEFKLQGKPLIVAPLIGNRRIGYYFKDRESNILVLSQKRIYGKRILNFFTYNVTGRKVPQGRTPADVGVAICGVKSAKALYDAVHEGKPYYETYVSLEGFANCPSHVVVRIGTPFKDVIEAFGGNLITSGKLIANGMRTGVAQYTDEVPVTKTTTRISFQKLEDVDTDESIDCTHCGACVDVCPVELLPNKLAALSDQGRFDECHQSHIDNCIECGKCTVVCPSKIHILQLIRYAKDAIEKAYEDVPSKQSSNLKVGCCGGE; from the coding sequence ATGATGGAAATAAAAAGATTAGAAAAATTACCTCAAAGAGTGATTATTCCCCTTGCGCAGCACAAAGGAACTCCTTGTATTCCTATGGTTAAGAAGGGCGATTCTGTTGTCATAGGCCAGAAAATAGGTGACTCTAAGGACAGCTACTCTTCTTCTGTCCATTCTAGTGTATGTGGTGTGGTCCATTCAATTGAGATGGCTCCAAATCCCGATGGCAATAAAGTGTTAAGCATCATAATTGAGACCATCGAAAGTGAGGAAACAGTGCCCTTTTCTCCAAAGAAGAATCCTTCCCAAAAAGATCTCATTGAGATAATAAAAAATTCAGGTATAATAGAACACTATGGTGTTCCCACACAGACTGTTCTTAAGCCAGAGGGAAAGAAGATAGACACAGTATTGATAAATGCCACTTCTTCGGAATGGATAGGTGGAAACTTCAAAGCTCCTTTAGAATACAGTACTCAAATGCTTGATGCACTGCAGCTTCTAATGAAAGCAGCAGGAGCATCTAAAGGTGCGATTGTTATCCGGAGTGATGATCATGAGTCTATAGCAGCTTTTGAAGAATTTAAGTTGCAAGGAAAACCATTGATCGTAGCACCTCTTATAGGCAATCGTAGGATTGGTTACTACTTCAAGGATCGTGAATCTAACATCCTGGTGCTTTCCCAGAAGAGGATATATGGAAAACGTATCCTCAATTTCTTCACTTATAATGTCACAGGTAGGAAAGTTCCACAAGGCCGCACTCCTGCAGATGTTGGTGTAGCTATATGTGGTGTAAAATCCGCAAAAGCATTATATGACGCCGTACACGAAGGAAAACCTTATTATGAAACCTATGTTTCCTTAGAAGGCTTTGCGAATTGTCCATCTCATGTAGTCGTCAGAATCGGTACACCTTTTAAAGATGTGATAGAGGCATTTGGTGGCAATTTAATAACTTCTGGAAAACTGATTGCTAATGGAATGAGGACCGGAGTTGCTCAGTATACTGATGAGGTCCCAGTCACAAAGACTACTACAAGAATATCTTTCCAGAAGTTGGAAGATGTGGATACTGATGAATCAATTGACTGTACTCATTGTGGAGCATGTGTGGATGTATGTCCTGTGGAGCTACTTCCAAACAAGCTTGCAGCTTTGTCTGATCAGGGTCGTTTTGATGAATGTCATCAGTCACATATCGATAATTGTATTGAATGTGGAAAATGCACAGTGGTCTGTCCTTCTAAGATCCATATTCTACAGTTGATACGATACGCAAAGGATGCCATTGAAAAGGCCTATGAAGATGTTCCTTCAAAACAGTCTTCCAACCTGAAGGTTGGTTGTTGTGGAGGTGAATAA
- the mmcA gene encoding methanogenesis multiheme c-type cytochrome: MKAKFLIIIALLMLFISGAYAYIGYSGNEVLSSHYMTDQKWSDNVCMGCHLSTKEEVNNSFHVQQDMAEWSSLMGQGVLLSNMDKETWLKTYGPLHPGGGILEEYGADVDCMVCHEQKGLYSYQARIESISSGNISSAKDAAIEQASKEAQKNPLYVASYALNVLTPLPIVTEIHDDVYGAPTKEQCGNTCHQNEAATSAVTWMAENSSEYDVHSNVNCVECHETEEHQIGRRIPLDSTHEDYVEVKSCDSEGCHAGISHGSIVDAHLETIECETCHIPMLPGGNLTGETPISSFSWENGVLEETYHEANFTPTLAWSKGIYNEKLPVMASKDEEGVKLKAFNLISGVWWDEGLNQDVLSNPDNSSSLGNPISPSVVKAADSNGDGKVTSSEMRSYDGNLDNIPDYPNAILRHVDLLYQVNHNIVSKDVGMADPLKCNDCHGVSASGSLHANWTLLGYDKDPAETTPPTNFSAKEISVTIPGQKPVEVEREPVL, translated from the coding sequence ATGAAAGCCAAATTTCTCATTATCATTGCTTTATTAATGCTTTTCATATCCGGCGCGTATGCTTATATTGGATATAGCGGAAATGAGGTCCTTTCGTCACATTATATGACCGATCAGAAGTGGTCTGATAATGTGTGTATGGGCTGTCATTTAAGTACGAAAGAGGAAGTCAATAATTCTTTCCATGTGCAGCAGGACATGGCTGAATGGTCTTCTTTAATGGGCCAAGGTGTCTTGCTAAGTAACATGGACAAAGAAACATGGCTTAAAACTTATGGTCCACTGCACCCGGGTGGGGGAATTCTTGAGGAATATGGTGCAGATGTGGATTGCATGGTCTGCCACGAACAAAAAGGCTTATATTCTTACCAGGCGCGCATTGAAAGTATTTCTTCTGGAAATATCTCCAGCGCAAAAGATGCAGCAATCGAACAGGCTAGCAAAGAGGCACAGAAAAATCCCTTATATGTTGCAAGTTATGCTTTGAATGTCCTCACTCCTTTACCCATTGTTACTGAAATTCACGACGATGTCTATGGTGCGCCTACTAAAGAACAATGTGGTAATACTTGCCATCAAAATGAAGCTGCTACCAGTGCAGTGACATGGATGGCTGAGAATTCTTCTGAATATGATGTTCACTCCAATGTAAATTGTGTTGAATGCCATGAAACAGAAGAGCACCAGATAGGTCGCAGAATCCCTCTTGATTCCACTCACGAAGACTATGTGGAAGTAAAAAGCTGTGATTCAGAGGGTTGCCATGCAGGCATCTCCCATGGAAGCATTGTTGATGCTCACCTTGAAACCATCGAATGTGAAACATGCCATATCCCTATGTTGCCAGGAGGAAATCTCACAGGTGAAACTCCAATAAGCAGTTTCAGCTGGGAAAATGGAGTTCTTGAGGAAACATATCATGAAGCGAATTTCACTCCAACTCTCGCCTGGTCAAAAGGAATCTATAACGAAAAACTGCCGGTAATGGCCAGTAAGGATGAAGAAGGTGTAAAGCTAAAGGCTTTCAACCTGATAAGCGGTGTATGGTGGGATGAAGGATTAAACCAGGATGTGCTCAGCAATCCAGATAACAGTTCTTCATTGGGCAATCCGATATCACCATCTGTTGTAAAAGCAGCCGATTCCAATGGTGATGGTAAGGTCACATCTTCTGAAATGCGTTCTTACGATGGGAACCTTGACAATATACCTGATTATCCAAATGCCATTCTCAGGCACGTTGATCTTCTGTATCAGGTAAACCATAACATTGTAAGCAAAGATGTAGGAATGGCTGATCCTCTGAAGTGCAACGATTGTCATGGCGTGTCTGCTTCAGGATCTTTGCATGCAAACTGGACTCTATTGGGTTACGATAAAGATCCAGCAGAAACAACGCCGCCCACTAACTTCTCTGCAAAAGAGATCAGTGTGACCATACCCGGCCAAAAGCCTGTTGAGGTAGAGAGGGAGCCAGTACTTTAA
- a CDS encoding FAD:protein FMN transferase, translating to MVTLILITILSASFVINCIDKDVANPETIQQTYNESRTIMDTIVTIQVVDTNSTHAIAAIANAFEKVEYVDSSMDYYDNTSELGRLNKDSELLNASNNLTYVINKSIYYQHITDGAFDITILPLLDLWKNKFSAGGTHQPPTQEELNETLRFVNASNITIRGNDIFLQKGMQITLGGIAKGYALDVAVESLRNDGIDSGFVDAGGNGLYIGHKPDGTSWKVGLQNPNMTEQVITVVQISDMAIATSGNYERYFSEEAKVSHIADPRTGYPSQNLISATVIAPVGIDSDALSTSVFVLGEKDGLEMIEKLDGVECLLITNDKRIVKSSGFHKYEIN from the coding sequence ATGGTTACCCTTATACTGATAACGATTTTATCAGCATCATTCGTGATAAATTGTATTGACAAAGATGTAGCGAACCCGGAAACCATACAACAAACATACAATGAAAGCCGGACTATAATGGATACTATAGTGACTATTCAAGTTGTTGACACAAACAGTACACATGCAATAGCGGCTATTGCTAACGCTTTTGAAAAAGTCGAATATGTTGACTCTAGCATGGACTACTACGATAACACAAGCGAATTGGGCAGACTTAACAAAGATTCGGAACTTTTGAATGCGAGCAATAACTTAACATATGTAATCAATAAGTCTATATATTATCAGCATATTACCGATGGCGCTTTTGACATTACAATCCTGCCTCTGCTTGATCTTTGGAAAAATAAATTCTCAGCTGGGGGAACACATCAACCACCTACTCAAGAGGAATTGAACGAAACACTCAGATTTGTAAACGCCAGCAATATAACAATCAGAGGAAATGATATATTTCTACAAAAAGGGATGCAAATAACTCTGGGTGGAATAGCGAAAGGATATGCTCTTGATGTAGCCGTCGAGTCACTTCGCAATGACGGGATTGACTCCGGTTTTGTTGATGCAGGAGGCAATGGGCTATATATTGGCCATAAACCCGATGGAACTTCCTGGAAAGTGGGGCTGCAAAATCCTAACATGACTGAACAGGTGATAACCGTTGTACAAATCAGTGATATGGCTATAGCTACCAGCGGAAATTATGAAAGATATTTCAGTGAGGAGGCAAAGGTCTCACACATTGCGGATCCCCGTACAGGATATCCGTCCCAGAACCTTATCAGTGCTACAGTTATTGCTCCGGTTGGAATAGATTCTGATGCGTTGTCAACCTCCGTATTTGTATTGGGAGAGAAAGATGGCCTTGAGATGATCGAGAAACTCGATGGTGTTGAATGTCTTTTAATAACAAATGATAAAAGGATAGTAAAGTCCAGCGGGTTCCATAAGTACGAAATTAATTGA
- the thpR gene encoding RNA 2',3'-cyclic phosphodiesterase, with translation MIRAFIAIDLPTEFRAKISEIQSKLYFQGLRLVNPELVHITLKFLGDVDATQLSEINNTLDKLNCSSFDSHVCGVNVFPGMNSPRIVWVGDNGDYSCLHKQVESLMSEIGFKKESRKFTSHATIARVKHLSSSNSKELISAIGSLRDFDIGLMHVDTVKIKKSILTPQGPIYETLYEVKLP, from the coding sequence GTGATCAGGGCATTCATAGCGATTGATCTTCCTACAGAATTTCGTGCAAAGATCTCTGAGATCCAGTCAAAGCTTTATTTTCAAGGATTAAGGTTAGTGAATCCGGAACTGGTACATATCACTCTCAAATTTTTAGGAGATGTGGATGCGACACAACTCTCTGAGATTAATAATACACTTGATAAACTTAATTGTTCTTCTTTTGATTCACATGTTTGCGGCGTTAATGTTTTTCCCGGTATGAATAGTCCCAGAATAGTATGGGTGGGAGATAATGGCGATTATTCTTGTCTTCATAAGCAAGTAGAATCATTAATGTCTGAAATCGGTTTTAAAAAAGAGTCTCGTAAGTTCACGTCTCATGCGACTATTGCCAGAGTTAAACATTTGTCATCTTCCAATAGCAAAGAACTTATCTCAGCAATAGGATCCCTCCGGGATTTTGATATAGGTTTAATGCATGTGGATACAGTCAAAATTAAAAAAAGCATTCTAACTCCACAGGGTCCCATTTACGAGACCCTGTATGAAGTTAAATTGCCTTAA
- a CDS encoding diadenylate cyclase, which translates to MDQKGIIAGHHCRESEATEKREECMGKNIIIIETAVKLAEELGSSAIIISGDICFDEIKTTVPIYHAFGDQKGLIDHLIFSNLGKGTRTFTDSVINQSYNKLENIESMAAIGHLLGNISEGTVVGIVGNIDSCAVVVHNLKENEMVKKIRECEERISPEVVRAVMNICFDVATKGREGKKVGTAFIVGDVEEVMHRSHPLIINPYLGQTSEDSNILEEHNWESVMELAQLDGVFIISEQGKIHAAGRYLDVDARDINIDKGLGGRHVSAAAITRDTVAVAFIVSESGGVVRIYKDGKDIICIDNPQRCIPA; encoded by the coding sequence ATGGATCAAAAAGGAATAATCGCTGGACATCATTGTCGTGAATCGGAGGCCACAGAAAAGCGAGAAGAGTGCATGGGAAAAAATATAATTATCATTGAAACGGCGGTGAAACTTGCAGAGGAACTTGGATCTTCAGCTATAATAATATCTGGCGATATATGTTTTGATGAGATCAAAACAACCGTCCCCATCTACCATGCTTTTGGCGACCAGAAAGGACTCATAGACCACCTTATATTCTCAAATCTGGGAAAAGGAACAAGAACTTTCACAGATAGTGTGATTAATCAATCATACAACAAACTAGAGAATATAGAAAGTATGGCAGCTATTGGACACCTTCTAGGCAACATATCCGAAGGAACTGTGGTGGGGATTGTCGGCAACATAGATTCTTGTGCAGTAGTGGTCCACAACCTCAAAGAAAATGAAATGGTAAAAAAGATCCGGGAATGTGAAGAACGCATATCTCCAGAGGTTGTACGTGCTGTGATGAATATTTGCTTTGACGTTGCTACAAAAGGTCGTGAAGGTAAAAAGGTAGGTACCGCATTCATTGTAGGTGATGTGGAAGAAGTTATGCATAGATCCCATCCACTGATCATTAACCCATACCTCGGGCAAACCTCGGAAGATAGCAACATTCTTGAAGAACATAACTGGGAATCAGTAATGGAACTTGCACAACTGGATGGCGTATTCATAATTTCAGAGCAGGGGAAGATACATGCTGCAGGCAGATATCTGGATGTGGATGCTAGAGACATCAACATTGACAAAGGCCTTGGTGGAAGGCATGTATCCGCAGCAGCTATCACAAGAGACACTGTTGCAGTAGCTTTCATTGTATCAGAATCTGGTGGTGTTGTCAGGATATATAAAGATGGAAAAGATATAATCTGCATCGACAACCCGCAAAGATGCATCCCAGCATAA
- a CDS encoding acetate uptake transporter, with the protein MEGEVTIKDTTAGSPAAVGFYGLGFAATFAGLLNMGMLPDALMVIAMAIMLGGFAEVIAGIQLWKKGDTFGATAFTIFGFWWFGFSYINLAPAGLFNATVPAASATSMGFFTLVWGIIATLLTLGTLKIGLKMLTVVFVVLDLTFFSLAAVFFGMLPLGIAGAITLITGLAALYLATGLVLNAVGMKLPI; encoded by the coding sequence ATGGAAGGAGAAGTAACAATTAAAGATACAACTGCAGGAAGCCCAGCAGCAGTAGGGTTCTACGGTCTTGGGTTTGCAGCTACATTTGCAGGACTTTTAAACATGGGAATGCTCCCAGATGCGCTTATGGTAATTGCAATGGCAATTATGCTCGGTGGCTTTGCAGAAGTAATTGCAGGTATACAGTTGTGGAAGAAAGGTGACACTTTTGGTGCAACAGCATTCACCATATTTGGTTTCTGGTGGTTCGGTTTTTCATACATAAACCTAGCTCCAGCAGGACTTTTTAATGCAACTGTGCCAGCAGCAAGTGCCACATCAATGGGATTTTTCACACTTGTATGGGGCATCATAGCAACTTTGCTCACACTTGGTACATTAAAGATTGGTCTAAAGATGCTAACAGTAGTTTTTGTAGTGCTTGACCTCACATTCTTCAGTCTTGCAGCCGTATTCTTCGGAATGCTGCCACTGGGAATCGCAGGAGCAATAACCTTAATCACAGGTCTTGCAGCACTTTACCTTGCAACTGGACTGGTCTTGAATGCAGTTGGAATGAAACTACCAATCTAA
- a CDS encoding mRNA surveillance protein pelota, giving the protein MRVMKKNLRDRDGEISILAETLDDLWHLKYIIETGDLVFAVTKRKADVATDKLRPEKVEKKIVRLGVRVESLEFHKFSNRLRVHGVIEHGMDVGSHHTFNIEEGTELSIVKVWKSDQLERIDEAEIASKRPSVIIVAIEEGDADIGLVKHYGIEIYSHINQSAGKAEGNLRNVFFQEVLDQLLHAISGSESIVLAGPGFTKEDFLKYAQQKEPEMASKIVFEDTASIGMSGFQEVLRRGAVDRIMEQSRIARESKLMEDLLTEIAVDGKVAYGMSEVKMALDYGAIDVLLICDELLREEREKGEIDTFLQEVEHSQGNIVVFSTVFEPGQKLLALGGIAALLRFRI; this is encoded by the coding sequence ATGAGAGTAATGAAAAAGAATCTAAGGGATAGGGACGGTGAGATTTCTATCTTGGCTGAGACTCTTGATGATCTCTGGCACCTTAAATATATTATTGAAACAGGAGATCTTGTCTTTGCTGTAACTAAAAGAAAAGCTGATGTTGCAACCGATAAATTACGTCCTGAAAAAGTAGAAAAGAAAATTGTGAGGCTTGGTGTACGCGTGGAGAGTTTAGAATTCCATAAATTTTCCAACAGGCTCAGAGTACACGGTGTTATAGAACACGGAATGGATGTTGGTTCTCATCATACTTTCAATATAGAAGAAGGCACTGAGTTATCTATCGTTAAAGTTTGGAAGAGTGATCAGCTTGAAAGAATTGATGAAGCTGAAATAGCTTCTAAGAGGCCATCTGTTATTATTGTTGCAATAGAAGAAGGAGATGCGGACATTGGTCTTGTCAAGCATTATGGTATCGAGATTTATTCTCACATAAATCAATCTGCAGGTAAAGCTGAAGGTAATCTGAGGAACGTTTTTTTTCAGGAGGTACTCGACCAACTGCTACATGCTATTTCCGGTTCAGAGTCAATTGTGCTTGCTGGGCCTGGTTTTACAAAAGAGGATTTTCTAAAATATGCTCAGCAAAAAGAACCTGAAATGGCATCAAAGATTGTATTTGAAGATACAGCATCTATTGGCATGTCTGGTTTCCAGGAAGTGTTACGAAGAGGTGCAGTTGACAGGATCATGGAGCAATCCAGGATAGCACGCGAGTCAAAGCTCATGGAAGATCTCTTAACAGAGATAGCTGTGGATGGCAAAGTAGCCTATGGTATGTCTGAAGTAAAAATGGCTCTGGATTATGGTGCAATAGATGTGCTTCTGATTTGTGATGAGTTGCTCAGAGAAGAGCGAGAAAAAGGGGAAATAGATACTTTTTTGCAGGAAGTGGAGCATTCTCAGGGAAATATAGTAGTGTTCAGTACAGTTTTTGAACCTGGGCAGAAATTGCTAGCTCTTGGTGGCATTGCAGCTCTCTTGAGATTCAGGATATAA